From one Doryrhamphus excisus isolate RoL2022-K1 chromosome 9, RoL_Dexc_1.0, whole genome shotgun sequence genomic stretch:
- the LOC131135919 gene encoding alpha-tectorin-like encodes MDLVLLVVMMGVSLLPGNQKIIINKVNGEQVGRWLVNPNDVAFHDLSRCRHSSKHTTSVIDDSCPPNYVCTVTGSTIIDYSGNSTSVEDRCAYTLYTNSSVQVVGIFKERRRKDVIFLNSVIVKVLDSETVIQLGPGVKVLVNNTVMNITSVSEGHEGLDLYQDQTGVTVNIYLSDYNLTVFFNGDTAQIVQTQQEMMTDSPESLCVDSNVTLSVIKSADYSSEGCEMQYSEPDDESINCTTVTEHCQALNGPDFSDCHSIVDPAPYIAACNSTLCHYPDVDGLRCEFLDAYSHACGLKQDSMLDDWRMEHHHNAVLGYDNKGMLRYDGSDIVYVSAPRQAFCNDTQCVDHEFCAEGINDQIMCFCRAIFASDYRSNNTLGDTEVCMDNTASVTLVGCLLEEKGFRYTDLHLNNDSCRGHRDMDHMVTFNFSDSNLCGTVVTANDSVVLYKNAVTGINTSEIVANFDEFHVNFSCYYYQPELQSMTFRIKDNAVIQQVVSESWNYTLKMTAYKDAQHRQPIMSDKDVQLNERIWVELMTYGLDDNLVSLVTNSCWATNGSSPNEGLRYDLVYDGCPSTMEPSVKVMKNGVGVSTSFSFNMFHFTGGSYEVYLHCKVQLCPNQSQDCKPSCAGPKRRRRRRSAGSEYVDESSSLISVSWTN; translated from the exons ATCATAATAAACAAGGTGAACGGAGAGCAGGTGGGCCGGTGGCTGGTGAATCCCAATGACGTTGCATTTCACGACCTGAGCCGCTGCAGACACTCAAGTAAGCACACCACCTCAGTCATT GACGACAG TTGCCCACCGAACTATGTGTGCACTGTGACCGGCTCCACCATCATTGATTACTCTGGTAATTCCACGTCTGTGGAGGATCGCTGTGCCTACACTTTGTACACCAATTCAAGTGTCCAAGTAGTGGGCATCTTCAAGGAACGCCGTCGAAAAGAcgtcatatttttaaacagtGTCATCGTCAAGGTGCTGGACTCCGAAACTGTCATTCAACTTGGCCCAGGTGTGAAAGTTCTG GTCAACAACACTGTTATGAACATCACCAGTGTGTCTGAGGGACATGAAGGTTTGGACCTCTATCAGGACCAGACTGGAGTCACAGTCAACATATATCTGTCCGACTACAACTTGACTGTCTTCTTCAATGGAGACACTGCTCAGATCGTCCAAACACAACAAGAGATGATGACGG ACAGTCCGGAGAGTTTGTGTGTCGACTCCAACGTGACTTTAAGTGTCATTAAGTCGGCTGATTACAGCTCCGAGGG CTGTGAGATGCAGTACAGTGAGCCAGATGACGAGTCCATCAACTGCACCACCGTGACTGAACA CTGTCAAGCCCTCAACGGCCCCGACTTCTCCGACTGTCACTCTATTGTCGATCCAGCGCCGTACATCGCCGCCTGCAACTCCACGCTGTGTCATTATCCAGATGTGGATGGCCTCAGGTGTGAGTTTTTGGATGCCTATTCTCATGCCTGCGGCCTGAAGCAGGACTCCATGTTGGACGACTGGAGGATGGA GCACCACCATAATGCTGTCCTTGGTTATGACAATAAGGGTATGTTAAGGTATGATGGCTCTGATATTGTTTATGTTTCAGCTCCCCGTCAGGCTTTCTGTAATGACACACAATGTGTTGATCACGAGTTCTGTGCTGAAGGCATCAACGACCAAATCATGTGCTTCTGTCGGGCCATTTTTGCCTCCGATTACAGGTCCAACAACACTTTGG GTGATACAGAGGTCTGCATGGACAATACTGCTTCAGTCACTCTGGTCGGTTGTCTCCTGGAGGAGAAAGGTTTCCGATACACGGACCTTCACCTCAACAACGACTCTTGTAGAGGACACAGGGACATGGACCACATGGTGACCTTTAACTTTAGTGACAGCAACCTCTGTGGGACGGTGGTCACG GCCAACGACAGTGTGGTTCTGTACAAGAACGCTGTCACCGGAATTAACACCTCTGAAATTGTTGCTAACTTTGATGAATTCCATGTGAACTTCTCCTGCTATTACTACCAGCCGGAACTTCAGAGTATGACATTCAGAATCAAAGACAA cgctGTCATCCAGCAGGTTGTATCAGAATCTTGGAATTACACTCTGAAGATGACAGCCTACAAGGATGCCCAACACAGACAACCTATAATGTCAGACAAAGACGTTCAGTTGAACGAAAGGATCTGGGTGGAGTTGATGACGTACGGTCTGGACGACAACCTGGTCTCCTTGGTAACCAACTCCTGCTGGGCCACCAACGGCTCATCGCCCAATGAGGGTCTGAGATACGACCTGGTCTATGATGG TTGTCCAAGCACTATGGAGCCCTCAGTGAAGGTGATGAAGAATGGAGTCGGAGTGTCCACCAGTTTCTCCTTCAACATGTTCCACTTCACTGGAGGCAGCTATGAGGTCTACCTGCACTGTAAAGTTCAACTGTGTCCCAACCAGAGCCAAGACTGCAAGCCG AGTTGTGCTGGTCCCAAGAGAAGAAGACGACGCAGGTCTGCTGGGTCTGAATATGTTGATGAAAGCTCCAGCCTTATCAGTGTGTCCTGGACCAATTAG
- the LOC131135920 gene encoding alpha-tectorin-like, with protein sequence MVVHGENVTVLVNGEEVDHWNLTGLGYSYQDVSSCRHSGVLNQPGTVTCDAKGTFINCSERAVLRAIPQQNDLCVNSAMCTVTASTVIDHHGNTTSVEDRCAYTLLSESSVRLVGVFQERRRKDVMFLDRVIIHLDDPDIDIHLGQGGRVQANSTQLNLGDSPEEHHSVDFLKDETGVTANVSHSNSSTLVFFDGYTVHIHTTHSWMLKADRKLQGLCGNHSQSLIDTKDLEFSSFSCETRFNDTVDSSINCTTVNERCELLRGWHFAGCHAYVDPEPFITACNNTLCQYPDVDGLMCQFLEAYTKACSLENQAVDGWRATANCSTTRAFCNDTLCADHEFCAEGLSGDIRCFCRAIFVSDYRSNNSLGQPVVCSANSASISLLGCLLEEIDLDYSDLHLNDDSCRGDRDTNHMVTFRFNQSSACGAEVTANNSHVVYKNNLTAEGVTSKVIDRFDQFETFDFSCFSGQPAIQSMAFKIRANSVDQQIVSESWNYNVKMTAYTDADHRHALKPDTEIQTNQIVFVELTVYGLFDNLVDLVTDSCWATPKSSPAGALRYNMITNGCSNTDETVKVQVNGKGISTHFSFHMFHFSGQGHGIYLHCKLHLCASRNVTCGPSCGGPAKRRRRRSSRSTSADESPALISLSWTN encoded by the exons ATGGTTGTGCAT GGTGAGAACGTCACCGTGCTGGTCAATGGCGAGGAAGTGGACCACTGGAACCTCACTGGACTCGGGTACAGCTACCAGGACGTGAGCAGCTGCAGACATTCGG GTGTCTTAAATCAACCTGGCACCGTAACTTGTGACGCAAAAGGCACCTTCATAAACTGCAGTGAAAGAGCCGTCCTTCGAGCCATTCCTCAACAAAACGACCT GTGTGTGAATAGTGCCATGTGTACCGTGACTGCCTCCACCGTCATtgatcaccatggcaacactaCCTCAGTGGAGGATCGATGTGCCTACACTTTGTTGTCAGAGTCAAGCGTACGGCTGGTGGGCGTCTTTCAGGAACGACGTCGTAaagatgtgatgtttttggaccGTGTCATCATCCATCTGGATGATCCAGATATTGACATCCACCTGGGACAAGGTGGGAGGGTTCAG GCCAACAGCACACAGCTGAACCTCGGCGATTCCCCTGAGGAGCATCACAGTGTGGACTTTCTGAAGGATGAAACTGGAGTGACCGCCAATGTGTCCCACTCCAACTCCTCCACTTTGGTCTTCTTTGATGGATACACGGTTCACATCCACACCACACATTCATGGATGTTGAAAG CTGACAGGAAGTTGCAAGGTTTATGTGGAAACCACAGCCAGTCTTTGATTGACACAAAGGACTTGGAGTTCAGTTCTTTTAG TTGTGAGACGCGGTTCAACGACACTGTCGACAGCAGCATCAACTGCACCACAGTCAATGAACG CTGTGAACTTCTGAGAGGATGGCACTTTGCCGGCTGCCATGCTTACGTCGATCCAGAGCCCTTCATCACCGCCTGCAACAACACTCTGTGCCAATACCCCGATGTGGATGGTCTTATGTGCCAGTTTCTAGAGGCCTACACCAAAGCCTGCAGTCTGGAGAACCAAGCTGTGGATGGCTGGAGGGCAACGGCCAACTGTT CAACCACTCGGGCCTTCTGCAATGACACCCTCTGTGCGGACCATGAGTTCTGTGCTGAAGGTCTCAGTGGTGACATCAGATGCTTCTGTCGGGCCATTTTTGTTTCTGACTACAGATCCAACAACTCTTTAG GTCAACCGGTGGTCTGCAGTGCAAATTCTGCTTCAATCAGTCTACTCGGTTGTCTCTTGGAGGAAATCGATCTCGACTATTCTGACTTACACCTCAATGACGACTCCTGCAGAGGTGACAGAGACACGAACCACATGGTGACCTTCCGATTCAACCAGAGCAGCGCCTGTGGGGCTGAAGTCACG GCCAACAACAGCCACGTGGTTTATAAGAACAACCTCACCGCAGAAGGAGTCACCAGCAAAGTCATTGATCGTTTCGATCAGTTTGAAACTTTTGACTTCTCCTGCTTCAGCGGCCAACCTGCCATCCAGAGCATGGCCTTCAAGATCAGAGCCAA CTCTGTGGACCAGCAGATTGTATCTGAGTCTTGGAACTACAACGTCAAGATGACAGCCTACACTGATGCTGACCACAGACACGCCCTAAAGCCGGACACTGAAATCCAGACGAACCAGATTGTCTTTGTGGAGCTGACGGTTTACGGCCTGTTTGACAACCTGGTCGACTTGGTGACTGACTCCTGCTGGGCGACGCCCAAGTCGTCGCCTGCTGGAGCTCTGAGATACAACATGATCACGAACGG ATGTTCAAACACCGATGAGACGGTGAAGGTGCAGGTCAATGGGAAGGGAATATCCACCCACTTCTCCTTCCACATGTTCCACTTCTCCGGCCAAGGTCATGGCATCTACCTGCACTGCAAGCTCCATCTGTGTGCCAGTCGCAATGTCACCTGTGGCCCG AGTTGTGGTGGCCCTGCTAAGAGAAGAAGACGCAGGTCTTCCAGATCGACATCTGCTGATGAAAGCCCTGCCCTCATCAGCCTGTCCTGGACCAATTAG
- the esd gene encoding S-formylglutathione hydrolase isoform X2: MKMAVTQVSSNKCAGGFQKVFEHDSAELKCKMKFAVFLPPKAETHKCPVMYWLSGLTCTEQNFITKAGSQLAAAENGIIIVAPDTSPRGCNIEGEDDSWDFGTGAGFYVDATQEPWKNNYRMYSYVTQELPKLINANFPTDPDRISISGHSMGGHGALICALKNPGKYKAVSAFAPICNPMQCPWGQKAFAGYLGPDRATWEAYDATVLAAAYSGPQLDILIDQGRDDQFGSAGQLLPDNLIAACSEKKIPVVFRLQKGYDHSYFFIYSFINDHIKHHAKFLNA; this comes from the exons ATGAAG ATGGCGGTCACCCAGGTGTCCTCTAACAAGTGTGCCGGAGGCTTCCAGAAGGTCTTTGAACATGACAG CGCCGAGCTCAAGTGCAAGATGAAATTTGCCGTCTTCCTGCCCCCCAAAGCCGAAACACACAAATGTCCCGTCATGTACTGGCTCTCAG GTTTGACCTGCACCGAGCAGAACTTCATCACCAAGGCGGGAAGTCAGCTGGCGGCGGCAGAGAACGGCATCATCATTGTCGCTCCGGACACCAGCCCAC GCGGCTGCAACATCGAGGGCGAGGACGACAGCTGGGATTTCGGCACCGGCGCCGGTTTCTACGTGGACGCCACCCAGGAACCCTGGAAGAACAACTACCGCATGTACTCCTACGTCACCCAGGAG CTCCCCAAACTGATCAATGCCAACTTCCCGACCGATCCCGACAGGATATCCATCAGCGGCCACTCCATGGGCGGCCACGGGGCGCTCATCTGTGCCCTGAAGAACCCTGGGAAATACAAG GCGGTGTCGGCTTTCGCCCCCATCTGCAACCCCATGCAGTGCCCCTGGGGGCAGAAAGCCTTCGCGGGGTACCTGGGTCCTGACCGTGCCACATGGGAG GCGTACGACGCCACCGTCCTGGCGGCGGCATACTCGGGCCCTCAGCTGGACATCCTCATCGATCAGGGCCGTGACGACCAGTTTGGGTCGGCCGGCCAGCTGCTGCCTGACAACCTGATCGCCGCCTGCTCCGAGAAGAAGATCCCCGTCGTCTTCAGGCTGCAGAAG GGCTACGACCACAGCTACTTCTTCATCTACTCCTTCATCAACGACCACATCAAGCATCACGCCAAGTTCCTCAACGCTTGA
- the esd gene encoding S-formylglutathione hydrolase isoform X1 has product MLTLMAVTQVSSNKCAGGFQKVFEHDSAELKCKMKFAVFLPPKAETHKCPVMYWLSGLTCTEQNFITKAGSQLAAAENGIIIVAPDTSPRGCNIEGEDDSWDFGTGAGFYVDATQEPWKNNYRMYSYVTQELPKLINANFPTDPDRISISGHSMGGHGALICALKNPGKYKAVSAFAPICNPMQCPWGQKAFAGYLGPDRATWEAYDATVLAAAYSGPQLDILIDQGRDDQFGSAGQLLPDNLIAACSEKKIPVVFRLQKGYDHSYFFIYSFINDHIKHHAKFLNA; this is encoded by the exons ATGCTAACTTTG ATGGCGGTCACCCAGGTGTCCTCTAACAAGTGTGCCGGAGGCTTCCAGAAGGTCTTTGAACATGACAG CGCCGAGCTCAAGTGCAAGATGAAATTTGCCGTCTTCCTGCCCCCCAAAGCCGAAACACACAAATGTCCCGTCATGTACTGGCTCTCAG GTTTGACCTGCACCGAGCAGAACTTCATCACCAAGGCGGGAAGTCAGCTGGCGGCGGCAGAGAACGGCATCATCATTGTCGCTCCGGACACCAGCCCAC GCGGCTGCAACATCGAGGGCGAGGACGACAGCTGGGATTTCGGCACCGGCGCCGGTTTCTACGTGGACGCCACCCAGGAACCCTGGAAGAACAACTACCGCATGTACTCCTACGTCACCCAGGAG CTCCCCAAACTGATCAATGCCAACTTCCCGACCGATCCCGACAGGATATCCATCAGCGGCCACTCCATGGGCGGCCACGGGGCGCTCATCTGTGCCCTGAAGAACCCTGGGAAATACAAG GCGGTGTCGGCTTTCGCCCCCATCTGCAACCCCATGCAGTGCCCCTGGGGGCAGAAAGCCTTCGCGGGGTACCTGGGTCCTGACCGTGCCACATGGGAG GCGTACGACGCCACCGTCCTGGCGGCGGCATACTCGGGCCCTCAGCTGGACATCCTCATCGATCAGGGCCGTGACGACCAGTTTGGGTCGGCCGGCCAGCTGCTGCCTGACAACCTGATCGCCGCCTGCTCCGAGAAGAAGATCCCCGTCGTCTTCAGGCTGCAGAAG GGCTACGACCACAGCTACTTCTTCATCTACTCCTTCATCAACGACCACATCAAGCATCACGCCAAGTTCCTCAACGCTTGA